In Macrobrachium rosenbergii isolate ZJJX-2024 chromosome 49, ASM4041242v1, whole genome shotgun sequence, the following are encoded in one genomic region:
- the LOC136832421 gene encoding uncharacterized protein, protein MTYFVTLLVSFFCVMLCDSDVISNQFQSSKNASLMTSLVPDTFISATSKEIAHKAMEESNKTRINNKKGADIAVNQRRRRYLPIRLLGRPPSTTPHTPFMVAEANNNRYQYMPLKDDGTVHELDPCPAPSSPSGGGGSNVFALLTFSVVTANVLINAVANVNSNNNNNNNNENNNNDNVNNENVSSNMDSNTNNNMIIGRAFGSRSSNSTKRCSCSGKGKRLAKRRAPAQKRFHLPKSLVSCAPRVICETSRVAAAASSASEIGYFLQSFSGLSTRVAVDSYLPPSLLRGARMLGLKGGNCESEYQCSLVDWINK, encoded by the exons atgACTTACTTTGTTACTCTACTGGTATCATTCTTCTGCGTAATGCTCTGTGATTCAGATGTAATTTCGAACCAGTTTCAATCGAGTAAAAATGCCAGtttaatgacatcattagtcccaGATACCTTTATTAGCGCAACTTCAAAGGAAATTGCGCATAAAGCAAtggaggaaagtaataaaactagaaTTAACAATAAGAAGGGCGCTGACATTGCCGTGAACCAAAGGCGCAGACGATACCTGCCGATTCGCCTCCTAGGAAGACCACCCTCCACCACACCCCACACTCCTTTCATGGTGGCTGAAGCCAACAACAACAGATACCAGTACATGCCTCTGAAAGATGACGGCACAGTGCACGAACTGGACCCTTGTCCcgccccttcctctccttcaggagGCGGGGGGAGCAACGTCTTTGCCCTTCTCACCTTTAGCGTGGTGACTGCCAATGTCCTGATCAACGCCGTAGCCAACGtgaacagcaacaataacaacaacaacaacaacgagaacaacaacaacgacaacgtCAACAACGAGAACGTCAGCAGCAACATGGACTCCAACACGAACAACAACATGATTATTGGTCGGGCTTTCGGTTCGAGGTCTTCTAACTCGACAAAACGCTGCTCTTGCTCTGGGAAGGGCAAACGTCTCGCCAAGAGAAGGGCGCCTGCCCAGAAGAGGTTCCACTTGCCAAAGTCTCTGGTGTCCTGCGCTCCAAGAGTCATCTGTGAGACATCCAGAGTTGCTGCCGCTGCCTCATCTGCTTCGGAAATTGGCTATTTTCTGCAGAGCTTCTCTGG aTTATCTACCAGGGTTGCTGTAGACTCTTACCTCCCTCCCTCATTGCTCAGAGGTGCAAGGATGCTGGGTTTAAAGGGTGGAAACTGTGAATCTGAGTATCAATGTTCTTTAGTTGACTGGATAAACAAGTGA
- the LOC136832420 gene encoding probable serine/threonine-protein kinase DDB_G0267686, with protein sequence MMPTIKKTAFLYVLCILRNENASLGHLQHKSITENMANIEYFNLNRSNMMVSVDNNSNQINQVGKGGFTEPFLSPLWGTYFPETQDNISEVPTATETPLTRRTIKNNSPYSMMISNGPQQPRRKRAYDYVALDSYANEVTEEYCPPAPPSRPKFSVFGFLGMMVSLSMTVANVINAINNNNNNNDNNNNDNNNNNNDLNAAGGGGGGAAGDAPVRNVVPVRINDVGQHNANADLGSDGLPTLTNARPATSRPNTISFGGRTLVSNEMQPREFISHRAIGNFESQSSDLYQNGAFKTSDHSGYILSSGNQNLKETKAKSPQNICSCKTKRSTTHLPKTNKSYGPGFQKLSLNLDSENKTNYTTIHKEDWLGLCIRRFFCEQELEMQYSGGMNLMFLRIMRMASYSFVRRTWKSRVLLNEYGLQNPLIPACGSFHCPMFSILGIMLS encoded by the exons ATGATGCCCACCATAAAGAAGACGGCTTTCCTTTACGTTCTTTGTATCCTGAGAAATGAGAACGCGTCTTTGGGTCATCTCCAACACAAATCCATAACCGAAAATATGGCTAACATCGAATATTTCAATCTAAACCGGAGCAATATGATGGTTTCTGTAGACAACAACAGCAATCAGATCAACCAAGTTGGAAAGGGAGGTTTTACTGAGCCATTTCTATCTCCTCTTTGGGGTACATATTTTCCAGAAACTCAAGACAACATCTCTGAAGTACCAACGGCTACGGAAACACCGTTGACACgaagaacaattaaaaacaattcGCCTTACTCGATGATGATTTCAAACGGGCCACAACAGCCTCGACGGAAACGTGCGTATGACTATGTAGCCTTAGACTCATATGCTAACGAGGTTACCGAAGAGTACTGCCCTCCCGCCCCGCCCTCTAGACCCAAGTTCTCTGTCTTCGGATTCCTCGGGATGATGGTGTCTCTGAGCATGACGGTCGCCAACGTCATCAacgccatcaacaacaacaataataacaatgataacaacaacaacgacaacaataacaataacaacgatCTAAACGCAGCTGGTGGTGGGGGTGGAGGAGCAGCTGGGGACGCTCCAGTGAGAAACGTCGTCCCCGTCAGGATAAATGACGTAGGTCAACACAACGCCAATGCAGATCTGGGAAGTGACGGACTTCCCACGCTAACCAACGCACGCCCCGCGACCTCACGCCCGAACACAATATCATTTGGTGGCAGAACCCTTGTGTCTAATGAAATGCAACCGAGAGAGTTCATTTCTCACAGAGCAATTGGAAATTTCGAATCACAGAGCTCAGACTTATATCAAAACGGGGCATTTAAGACCAGTGATCACAGTGGGTATATTCTTTCCTCAGGAAAccaaaacttgaaagaaacaaaggcaaaatcaCCCCAAAATATCTGCTCTTGCAAAACCAAAAGAAGCACAACTCATTTACCCAAAACTAACAAAAGTTACGGTCCAGGTTTTCAAAAACTCTCTTTGAATTTAGACTCAGAAAATAAGACGAATTATACTACTATTCATAAAGAAGATTGGTTGGGACTCTGTATTCGACGATTCTTCTGTGAACAAGAGTTAGAAATGCAGTACAGTGGTGGAATGAACTTGATGTTCTTGAGGATAATGAG AATGGCAAGCTACTCTTTTGTCAGAAGGACATGGAAGAGCCGAGTATTATTGAATGAATATGGATTACAGAATCCTCTTATCCCAGCCTGTGGAAGCTTTCATTGCCCCATGTTTTCCATCCTCGGTATTATGCTATCGTAA
- the LOC136832422 gene encoding uncharacterized protein: MIIKGFPVEHHLAGNGSTPIEGASVGIIDIPSRLRRDANSNLAFMAFTMALLDTVVNIVSIINDNNNNNNNNNNNNNNNNNNANINDLVGMSENMNTNMVVGKTLFQRVSRFLQDSVSFITKPILTSISALSSSFSLNSPTTSSSSSSSSSSSSSSSSSSSSSLNTPPSTTSSPVSPIFSKLSPQSFSSTKIHSSLPSSSSSFLSSSSSSSSFSSSSSSSSSSSAGLTSFTALALNKGQPLFPSNTISHYSSFVYPSNTSNFLPSLV, translated from the exons ATGATTATCAAAGGATTTCCAGTTGAACATCATCTTGCAGGAAATGGATCAACACCAATAGAAGGCGCTTCTGTCGGAATCAtag ACATTCCATCCAGACTCAGAAGAGACGCCAACAGCAATTTGGCTTTCATGGCTTTTACCATGGCATTGCTTGACACCGTCGTCAACATCGTGAGCATCatcaacgacaacaacaacaacaataacaataataacaacaacaataacaataacaacaataacgcCAACATTAATGATCTTGTTGGGATGAGCGA aaatatgaaCACGAACATGGTGGTAGGGAAGACCCTTTTTCAGAGAGTCAGTCGGTTCCTGCAGGATTCTGTGTCCTTCATTACGAAGCCCATTCTTACCTCGATTTCGGCTCTGTCCAGTTCTTTCTCTTTGAATAGTCctacgacctcctcctcctcctcctcctcctcctcttcttcttcttcttcttcttcttcttcttcttcttccctgaatACACCTCCTTCGACTACCTCCTCACCAGTCTCACCTATCTTCTCCAAATTGTCTCCTCAGTCTTTCTCTTCTACAAAAATCCATTCATCCTtgccttcctcttcatcttcatttttatcctcctcttcctcatcttcctccttctcctcttcttcatcctcctcttcctcatcatcaGCAGGATTAACCTCATTCACTGCTCTTGCATTAAACAAAGGTCAACCGCTGTTTCCCTCCAACACCATCTCCCATTACTCTTCATTCGTATATCCTTCCAACACAAGtaatttccttccttctcttgtCTAA